One segment of Bacillus alkalisoli DNA contains the following:
- a CDS encoding RNA-binding S4 domain-containing protein has product MRLDKFLKVSRIIKRRTLAKEVAEKGRIYINGNQAKASSSVKGGDELTIHFGQKVVTARIETIKENAKKEEASMMYTILKEERVSLDEQQL; this is encoded by the coding sequence ATGAGATTAGATAAATTTTTAAAAGTTTCAAGGATTATTAAAAGAAGGACACTAGCAAAAGAAGTAGCGGAAAAAGGAAGAATCTACATTAATGGAAATCAAGCGAAAGCTAGTAGTTCCGTTAAAGGTGGAGATGAATTAACGATCCATTTTGGCCAAAAAGTTGTAACCGCAAGGATCGAAACTATTAAAGAAAATGCCAAGAAAGAAGAAGCTTCCATGATGTATACAATTCTAAAAGAAGAGCGAGTTAGTTTAGACGAACAACAATTGTAA
- a CDS encoding bifunctional methyltransferase/pyrophosphohydrolase YabN, which translates to MKQITVIGLGAGDLEQLPLGIYKILKASTRLFLRTKDHPVVRTLEEEGITYESFDSIYEMHDSFEKVYDNIVNLLLDLSAQGPLIYAVPGHPLVAEKTVQLLLELERNGRVELEIKGGQSFLDPLFTAVGLDPIDGFQLLDGTSLLKEEIQPTQALIIGQVYDAFIASEVKLTLMEIYPDDFEVKLVTAAGTKEEAVQSVPLYELDRVTSLNNLTSVYVPRVEDEKILYKQFSSFRQTIATLRGPNGCPWDQKQTHESLKRYLIEETYELLDAINNEDVDGMMEELGDVLLQVLLHAQIGEDEGYFSIDDVIETINEKMVRRHPHVFGDITVENDEEVVSNWEEIKKVEKAERQDESLLDSVARSLPALSRALHLQKKAGKVGFDWQDDAPMWAKIKEEILELKEELKNNSDEKLVMVEFGDLLFAFVNIARFYAIEPEDALHATNEKFYKRFCYIEDKVRNKGKVMTDLSLEELDAIWEEAKREGL; encoded by the coding sequence ATGAAACAAATTACAGTCATTGGACTAGGTGCAGGAGACTTAGAACAGCTCCCACTCGGAATATATAAGATATTAAAAGCAAGCACACGACTATTTTTAAGAACAAAGGATCACCCTGTTGTACGTACCTTAGAAGAAGAAGGTATTACTTATGAATCATTTGATTCTATTTACGAAATGCATGACTCTTTTGAAAAAGTTTACGATAACATTGTAAACTTATTACTAGATCTAAGCGCTCAAGGACCGCTTATCTATGCTGTACCAGGACATCCACTTGTAGCAGAAAAAACAGTTCAACTACTCCTAGAATTAGAAAGGAATGGAAGAGTTGAACTAGAAATAAAAGGCGGACAAAGCTTTTTGGATCCATTATTTACTGCTGTCGGTCTGGATCCAATAGATGGATTTCAGTTATTAGATGGAACTAGTTTATTAAAAGAAGAAATTCAACCAACACAAGCTTTAATTATCGGACAAGTGTACGATGCATTTATTGCTTCAGAGGTAAAGTTAACACTAATGGAGATCTATCCAGATGACTTTGAAGTAAAGCTTGTTACTGCAGCTGGAACGAAAGAAGAAGCGGTACAATCTGTGCCTCTTTATGAATTAGATAGAGTAACATCTTTAAATAATTTAACAAGCGTTTATGTACCAAGGGTGGAAGATGAAAAGATTCTTTATAAACAATTCTCTTCTTTCCGTCAGACAATAGCTACATTAAGAGGTCCAAATGGCTGTCCTTGGGACCAAAAACAAACACATGAATCATTAAAGCGCTATCTAATTGAAGAAACATATGAGTTGTTAGATGCTATTAACAATGAAGATGTCGATGGTATGATGGAGGAACTAGGCGACGTACTTTTACAAGTACTGTTACATGCTCAAATCGGAGAAGATGAAGGGTACTTCAGTATCGATGATGTAATTGAAACCATTAATGAAAAGATGGTAAGGCGCCATCCGCATGTTTTTGGAGATATTACTGTTGAAAATGACGAAGAGGTCGTTTCTAATTGGGAAGAAATAAAAAAAGTAGAAAAGGCAGAAAGACAAGATGAGTCACTATTAGATAGTGTTGCAAGAAGCTTACCCGCTTTATCTAGAGCACTACATTTACAAAAGAAAGCGGGAAAAGTTGGCTTTGATTGGCAGGACGATGCCCCAATGTGGGCGAAGATAAAAGAGGAGATCTTAGAGCTTAAAGAAGAGCTGAAGAATAATAGTGATGAGAAATTAGTGATGGTAGAGTTTGGAGATTTACTATTTGCATTTGTAAATATTGCAAGGTTTTATGCTATTGAGCCAGAAGATGCATTACATGCAACAAACGAAAAATTTTACAAAAGGTTTTGTTATATAGAAGATAAGGTAAGAAATAAAGGAAAAGTAATGACAGATTTATCATTAGAAGAGCTAGATGCAATTTGGGAAGAAGCAAAAAGAGAAGGCTTGTAA